A portion of the Pleuronectes platessa chromosome 15, fPlePla1.1, whole genome shotgun sequence genome contains these proteins:
- the LOC128457500 gene encoding gastrula zinc finger protein XlCGF57.1 isoform X1, whose translation MSAVQLLRVSVHERISAAAEDFLLQVEKRGGKAQVPALRAMLTERLMAAGKEILAGLEETVAQYEDLVERSEREICRQRRLLDTVMQPVVQLHRAVCPADIQQLMVNKEEVPPEQQQWSPLVDQEEPWTNQDGQKLQGLEEADILFELPPVAVKREEDEEKPKSSKLHPSETKENRADCGGPEPARKSGPDGRLQPGPDDKTEDSEDDWMETRETQTGLNTRNNKQPPSDMGCKTEKKTLSCSDCSKRFNHMSDLNRHTRRHTGEKPFSCSFCGQRFTQRSSLNTHTKSHTGEKPFSCSECDNRFTQMSSLNTHMRSHTGEKPFSCSECGNRFTQRSSLNSHMKRHSGEKQFSCSECGNRFTQRGHLNTHMKSHTGEKPFSCSECGKRFTQRSNLNKHMMSHTGEKPFSCSKCAKRFTQRGHLNIHMRSHTGEKPFSCSECGKRFSHRSSLNIHMRSHIGEKQFS comes from the exons ATGTCcgccgtgcagctgctgcgggtgtcggtacatgagcggatcagcgctgccgctgaagactttctgctgcaggtggagaaacgAGGAGGAAAGGCTCAAGTCCCGGCGCTGAGAGCGATGCTCACCGAGCGGCTCATGGCGGCCGGGAAGGAGATACTCGCGGGGCTTGAGGAAACCGTGGCGCAGTATGAGGACCTAGTGGAGCGGTCCGAGCGGGAGATCtgccgccagaggaggctgctcgataCCGTGATGCAGCCCGTAGTccagctgcacagagcag tgtgtcctgcagacatccagcaactgatggtgaataaagaagaggttccccctgagcagcagcagtggagcccccttgtggaccaggaggaaccgtggaccaatcaggatggaCAAAAGcttcaaggactggaggaggctgatataTTGTTCGAATTGCCTCCTGTCGCTGTGAAgcgtgaagaagatgaagagaaacctaaatcgtcaaagcttcatccgagtgagacgaaggagaacagagcggactgtggaggaccagaaccagccaggaagtcaggtcctgatggacgtttacaaccaggtcctgatgacaagactgaagacagtgaggatgattggatggagaccagggaaactcagactggtttaaatacaagaaataacaaacagcctcCAAGTGATATGGGatgtaagacagaaaaaaaaacgttaagTTGCTCTGATTGtagtaaaagatttaaccacaTGAGCGATCTAAACAGACATACGAGGCgtcacacaggagagaaaccatttagttgctctttctgtggtcaaAGATTTACCCAAAGGAgcagtctaaatacacatacgaagagtcatacaggagagaaaccctttagttgctctgagtgtgacaACAGATTTACCCAAATGAgcagtctaaatacacatatgaggagtcatacaggagagaaaccctttagttgctctgagtgtggtaacaGATTTACCCAAAGGAGCAGTCTAAATTCACATATGAAGAGACAttcaggagagaaacagtttagttgctctgagtgtggtaacaGATTTACCCAAAGGGgccatctaaatacacatatgaagagtcatacaggagagaaaccgtttagttgctctgagtgtggtaaaagatttacccAAAGGAGCAAtctaaataaacacatgatgagtcatacaggagagaaaccatttagttgctctaaGTGTGCTAAAAGATTTACCCAAAGGGGTCATCTTAatatacatatgaggagtcatacaggagagaaaccgtttagttgctctgagtgtggtaaaagatttagccaCAGGAGCAGTCTAAATATACACATGAGGAGTCATAtaggagagaaacagtttagttga